The following proteins are co-located in the Leptospira weilii genome:
- the pheA gene encoding prephenate dehydratase: MSDLDQQLRIFRDQIDSLDREIVKAIQARAEFASKIGEIKRERNEPVFRPDREKEVYEKIKSLSSGLLPDKVMLAIYREIMSGSISVEKGLEVGYLGPAGSFSNQAVRTRFGASVNALEFNSIPDVFRAVETDKIDYGIVPVENSSEGLVNSTLDQFLISDLLIYSEHYLRINISLLGFEHDLSKIKSLYGIKIANSQCKNWLAANLPHVEVIETSSTAKAAQIVAEKKDACAAIASSIAAEIYGLSLIRESIEDLVDNTTRFLIIGKNQCPPTGNDKTSIVFSCPDKPGALYRVLKPFFDHQLNLTKIESRPTRRNSWEYNFFIDFYGHQKDEAIQNVLASLKENTIFLRVLGSYPMSPQSL, from the coding sequence ATGAGTGATTTGGACCAACAACTCAGAATCTTTCGGGATCAGATTGATTCTCTCGATCGGGAAATCGTAAAAGCGATTCAGGCTCGAGCAGAATTTGCATCCAAAATCGGGGAGATCAAACGGGAACGAAACGAACCGGTCTTTCGTCCTGATCGGGAAAAGGAAGTTTACGAAAAGATAAAATCTTTGAGTTCGGGTCTTCTTCCCGACAAAGTGATGCTTGCGATTTATCGAGAGATCATGTCCGGTTCTATCTCTGTGGAAAAAGGATTGGAAGTAGGTTATCTCGGACCTGCGGGGTCTTTTTCCAACCAGGCGGTCCGAACTCGTTTCGGGGCTTCGGTTAACGCGTTGGAATTCAATTCGATTCCGGACGTGTTTCGTGCCGTGGAAACCGATAAGATCGACTACGGAATTGTTCCGGTGGAAAACTCCAGCGAAGGTTTGGTCAATTCGACTTTGGATCAATTTTTGATTTCCGATCTTCTCATTTATTCCGAGCACTATTTAAGAATCAACATCAGTCTTCTTGGATTTGAACACGATCTTTCCAAGATCAAATCGTTATACGGAATCAAGATCGCCAATTCCCAGTGTAAGAATTGGCTTGCGGCCAATCTACCTCATGTGGAGGTCATAGAAACGTCTTCCACGGCGAAGGCGGCTCAGATCGTAGCGGAAAAAAAAGACGCTTGTGCGGCCATCGCTTCCTCCATTGCGGCGGAAATCTACGGTCTCAGCCTGATTCGGGAATCCATCGAAGACCTTGTCGATAATACGACGCGATTTCTCATCATCGGAAAAAATCAATGCCCGCCCACAGGAAACGACAAAACTTCGATCGTTTTCTCCTGTCCCGATAAACCGGGCGCGCTTTATCGGGTGTTAAAACCGTTTTTCGATCATCAGTTGAATCTGACCAAGATCGAATCCAGACCCACGAGAAGAAACTCTTGGGAATACAACTTCTTCATCGACTTTTACGGTCATCAAAAGGACGAAGCGATTCAGAACGTACTCGCAAGTTTGAAGGAAAATACGATTTTTCTGAGAGTGCTCGGCTCCTATCCGATGTCTCCGCAGAGCCTATGA
- the rpmF gene encoding 50S ribosomal protein L32, with amino-acid sequence MAVPKRRKSKSKVRTKRAHHAIGKPNLAPCPNCNFYRLPHRICPTCGFYKTGVVLEPKTKKPKEEN; translated from the coding sequence ATGGCAGTTCCCAAAAGACGAAAATCGAAATCAAAAGTTAGAACAAAACGGGCGCATCATGCCATCGGAAAGCCGAATTTGGCTCCTTGTCCTAATTGTAACTTTTACAGATTACCCCATAGAATCTGTCCTACCTGCGGGTTTTATAAAACCGGAGTCGTTTTAGAGCCGAAAACCAAGAAGCCGAAAGAAGAAAATTAA
- the aroA gene encoding 3-phosphoshikimate 1-carboxyvinyltransferase, producing the protein MIPKNIKLKSGEIKVPGDKSLSHRCVLFAALSKGKSKVIGFLEAEDPLNTMSAFTKLGLKVRKVKPGEYEFESPGKSGLISPNVDLDFGNAGTGIRLSAGLICGLPGVNAVLTGDDSLKKRPMGRIIKPLTAMGASVLGLGEKETAPLKVEGKKLKSFRYESPIASAQIKSCLMLAAIASETNLEYSENNLSRDHTENMFRFLGNKIEQISPFHFKIEPPYVLNGGEFKVPGDISSAAFFLVLGVLAEEGNLLVKNIGLNPARVGILKALELMGAKIEIQNQRMECGEPVGDLKTYPSVLKKSNIPESLIPSIIDEIPILSIAGLFAEGGFEIRHAEELRAKESDRICTMVSNFRALGIEVEEYPDGYAFDGTSPQSSEIWKSLASGKKITVLSHMDHRIAMSFLIFKTLSGFNLQIDETSWIETSFPGFEKLLGSCLYE; encoded by the coding sequence ATGATTCCAAAAAACATTAAACTCAAATCCGGAGAAATCAAGGTCCCCGGAGACAAATCCCTTTCCCATCGTTGCGTTCTGTTTGCCGCTCTTTCCAAGGGAAAATCTAAAGTGATCGGATTTTTGGAAGCGGAAGATCCTTTGAACACGATGTCCGCTTTCACCAAACTTGGATTAAAGGTCCGAAAAGTGAAACCGGGAGAATACGAGTTTGAAAGTCCGGGTAAGAGCGGTCTTATTTCGCCGAATGTGGATCTTGATTTCGGAAATGCGGGAACGGGGATTCGATTGTCCGCCGGGCTCATCTGTGGTTTACCCGGAGTGAACGCGGTCCTTACGGGAGACGATTCTTTAAAAAAACGTCCCATGGGTAGGATCATTAAACCTTTGACTGCCATGGGAGCTTCCGTTCTCGGTCTGGGGGAAAAAGAAACCGCTCCTTTAAAAGTAGAAGGAAAAAAACTAAAAAGTTTTCGTTATGAAAGTCCGATCGCGAGCGCACAGATCAAATCCTGTCTGATGCTTGCGGCGATTGCATCCGAAACAAATTTGGAATATTCGGAAAACAACCTATCTAGAGATCACACGGAGAATATGTTCCGGTTTTTAGGCAACAAGATCGAACAAATTTCCCCGTTTCATTTTAAAATCGAACCTCCGTACGTTTTGAACGGGGGAGAATTTAAGGTGCCGGGTGACATATCTTCCGCGGCGTTTTTTTTGGTTCTCGGGGTTCTGGCCGAAGAAGGAAATTTACTCGTTAAAAACATAGGACTCAATCCGGCCCGAGTTGGAATTTTGAAAGCCCTCGAACTGATGGGCGCCAAAATCGAAATCCAGAATCAAAGGATGGAATGTGGAGAACCGGTCGGGGATCTGAAAACTTACCCGTCCGTATTAAAAAAATCGAATATTCCGGAATCGTTGATTCCTTCCATCATCGACGAAATTCCGATCCTTTCCATTGCGGGGCTTTTTGCCGAAGGCGGTTTTGAAATCCGTCATGCGGAGGAATTGCGCGCCAAGGAATCGGATCGAATTTGTACTATGGTTTCTAACTTTCGGGCGCTTGGGATCGAAGTGGAGGAATATCCGGACGGGTATGCGTTTGACGGAACCTCGCCTCAATCTTCGGAGATTTGGAAATCCCTCGCTTCCGGAAAAAAAATCACCGTTCTTTCGCATATGGATCATAGAATTGCAATGAGTTTTTTGATCTTCAAAACGCTTTCCGGATTTAATCTCCAAATAGACGAAACTTCCTGGATCGAAACCTCTTTTCCGGGTTTTGAAAAATTACTCGGGAGTTGTTTGTATGAATGA
- the hisG gene encoding ATP phosphoribosyltransferase, which translates to MLTLALPKGRLAEESIDLMISKGWLSARPDPDSKELIYNDPLGKIRILLVRSQDVATYVEQCAADAGISGWDVLKEGAYDLATPLDLGIGKCRLSLAAPEGYTLEARHRKIRVATKYPNLAREFFFHKGLSCEIFKLYGSIELAPLVGLSDCIVDLVSTGGTLKANGLKELSIILESSARLVFNRSSLYGKRKEAAEFMDSLSKIETDRSISEK; encoded by the coding sequence ATGCTTACTCTGGCTTTGCCCAAAGGAAGACTAGCCGAAGAAAGCATCGATTTGATGATTTCCAAGGGATGGCTTTCCGCAAGGCCCGATCCCGATTCTAAAGAACTTATTTATAATGATCCTCTCGGAAAAATTCGGATTCTTCTCGTGCGTTCCCAAGATGTGGCGACTTATGTGGAACAATGCGCGGCGGATGCGGGGATCAGCGGTTGGGATGTCCTTAAAGAAGGCGCTTACGATTTGGCCACTCCTCTTGATTTGGGGATTGGAAAATGCAGGCTATCTCTTGCCGCTCCTGAAGGTTATACATTGGAAGCGCGTCATCGTAAGATCCGCGTTGCGACCAAGTATCCGAATTTAGCGAGGGAATTCTTTTTTCATAAGGGATTGTCCTGCGAGATTTTTAAACTCTACGGAAGCATAGAATTGGCGCCACTTGTGGGTCTTTCCGATTGTATCGTGGATTTGGTTTCTACCGGCGGGACTCTTAAGGCCAACGGTCTCAAAGAGTTGAGTATAATTTTAGAATCTTCCGCCAGACTGGTTTTCAACCGGTCTTCTCTCTATGGAAAACGGAAGGAAGCGGCGGAATTTATGGATTCTCTCTCCAAAATCGAAACTGACCGAAGTATTTCCGAGAAATAA
- a CDS encoding 30S ribosomal protein S1, producing the protein MTNKEEKSTFAEVFKQWEQSIHEEPELRKDQVVEGKIVSVDNDYVYVAIEGLKQEGRIPRGDFDEAPERGNYVSAIVKRKESQDSGCILSKKEADQRKGWEIVKEAFKNSYQVAGRLVNDIKGKGYIVNVEGVELFLPASQLSYKFKEGETFKNKELEFKIIELNDRTRSGVVSRKKLLDEVNEEKWDALLLKLKVGDKVKAIVSKIASFGVFCEVDGVTGLLRQRDISYKKYAPFKQYFQIGQEVELAILELDKENNKLALGLKQLYEDPWVWAERSLEKEMVIRGTVTSLTKFGAFVELKEGLEGLIHTSELAWSKKPPQPKDILKKGQEVEALVLDIDFKNRRLSLGLKQLQPNPWDQLSPEIRRGNVLEGVITGITKYGAFVEVENGIEGLIHISDITWDEKVSNPTSQLKKGDTVKYMILDVNLDAQRISCGLKQLMENPYEIFRNEHPIGTIVEGKVKSIKEFGIFVEVAPGIEGLVHISEIPNGREVNLVELYKPDEAIKTAVIKVDVKNKKISLSIKDFDKALEREEMSKYLKTSDTPSRESLGSFLNTSLR; encoded by the coding sequence ATGACAAACAAGGAAGAGAAGTCCACTTTTGCAGAAGTTTTCAAACAGTGGGAACAATCAATACACGAAGAACCGGAACTCCGGAAAGATCAAGTCGTTGAAGGAAAAATCGTCTCCGTAGACAACGACTACGTTTATGTGGCGATCGAAGGGCTCAAACAAGAAGGTCGTATCCCGAGAGGAGATTTTGACGAAGCTCCGGAGCGAGGAAATTACGTTTCCGCAATCGTAAAAAGAAAGGAATCCCAGGATTCGGGTTGTATTCTTTCTAAAAAAGAAGCCGATCAGAGAAAAGGTTGGGAGATCGTAAAAGAAGCTTTCAAAAACAGCTATCAAGTTGCCGGTCGTTTGGTGAATGATATCAAGGGCAAAGGCTATATCGTAAATGTGGAAGGGGTGGAACTTTTTCTTCCGGCTTCTCAACTCAGTTATAAATTTAAGGAAGGGGAAACCTTCAAAAATAAGGAGCTCGAATTTAAAATTATAGAGCTCAACGATCGCACCCGTTCCGGAGTGGTTTCCAGAAAAAAACTTTTGGACGAAGTGAACGAAGAGAAATGGGATGCTCTTCTTTTGAAACTCAAAGTAGGAGATAAGGTAAAGGCGATCGTAAGTAAAATCGCTTCTTTTGGAGTTTTTTGCGAAGTGGACGGAGTTACCGGGCTTCTTCGTCAAAGAGATATCTCTTACAAAAAATACGCCCCCTTTAAACAGTATTTTCAAATCGGTCAGGAAGTGGAACTTGCCATTCTCGAGTTGGACAAAGAAAATAACAAACTCGCGTTAGGTCTGAAACAACTCTACGAAGATCCTTGGGTTTGGGCGGAACGCTCTTTGGAAAAAGAGATGGTTATTCGTGGAACCGTCACTTCTCTCACCAAATTCGGAGCTTTCGTGGAATTGAAGGAAGGTTTGGAAGGGCTCATCCACACTTCCGAGTTGGCTTGGTCTAAAAAACCTCCTCAACCCAAAGATATATTAAAAAAAGGTCAAGAAGTGGAAGCTTTGGTTTTGGATATCGATTTCAAGAACAGAAGGCTTTCTTTAGGATTAAAACAACTGCAACCGAATCCTTGGGATCAACTCAGTCCCGAAATCCGTAGAGGGAATGTTCTCGAAGGGGTGATCACTGGGATCACCAAATACGGCGCGTTTGTGGAAGTGGAAAACGGAATCGAAGGTCTGATTCATATCAGCGATATTACTTGGGACGAGAAAGTCTCTAACCCTACTTCTCAACTCAAAAAAGGCGACACCGTAAAATATATGATCTTGGACGTGAATTTGGACGCGCAGAGAATTTCCTGCGGTCTCAAACAACTGATGGAAAATCCGTACGAGATCTTTCGAAACGAACATCCGATTGGTACTATTGTAGAAGGAAAAGTTAAGTCCATTAAGGAATTCGGTATTTTTGTGGAAGTCGCTCCCGGAATCGAAGGGCTTGTTCATATCTCCGAAATTCCAAACGGAAGAGAGGTCAACCTTGTCGAGCTGTATAAACCGGACGAGGCTATAAAAACCGCGGTCATTAAGGTGGATGTGAAGAATAAGAAAATTTCTCTCTCTATTAAGGATTTCGACAAGGCTTTGGAGAGGGAGGAAATGTCTAAGTATCTCAAGACTTCGGATACTCCTTCCCGTGAAAGTTTAGGGAGTTTTTTAAATACTTCTCTCAGATAA
- a CDS encoding prephenate dehydrogenase, with protein MKLEFYNILIYGLGLMGASLSLALKKKGISAHVTGIVSSSKSKAKGESLKSADTILTSEEFRSSKNWKDYDFIIFGVPVDLTVGLISELPTDFSGMITDLGSTKKDIIQAVETRFPSGHNYVSSHPMCGSEESGLEFANVSLYEGRLCILTSPKNAKPEIRDRLENFWKFVGAETIEISAEEHDSILSYLSHSPHILSSIMADWAANQKTVKRYTDLSPIPLNGGGFRDMTRIAGSNPKMWAAIFGSNQNEIYKSLLDYRDRLDSILEKLNPKNTLDPKEWERFMETSRRSRDYILKNQDDSKKH; from the coding sequence ATGAAATTAGAATTTTATAATATTCTCATATATGGGTTGGGGCTTATGGGGGCTTCGCTTTCTCTTGCCCTCAAAAAAAAGGGAATTTCGGCGCACGTTACCGGAATCGTGAGTTCTTCTAAAAGTAAGGCAAAGGGAGAATCCCTGAAATCCGCGGATACGATTCTTACTTCGGAGGAGTTTCGCTCCTCTAAAAATTGGAAAGATTACGATTTTATCATATTCGGAGTTCCAGTGGATCTTACTGTGGGGTTAATTTCCGAGTTGCCGACCGATTTTTCTGGAATGATTACCGACCTCGGTTCCACAAAAAAGGATATCATCCAAGCCGTGGAAACGCGTTTCCCGAGCGGGCACAACTATGTTTCTTCTCATCCTATGTGCGGCTCGGAGGAATCCGGACTCGAATTTGCAAACGTTTCGCTATATGAGGGTCGACTTTGTATTTTGACTTCCCCTAAAAACGCAAAACCGGAAATCAGGGATCGTTTGGAAAACTTTTGGAAATTCGTCGGCGCAGAAACGATCGAAATTTCGGCGGAGGAACACGATTCCATATTGTCCTATTTATCCCATTCTCCTCATATCCTTTCCTCGATTATGGCGGATTGGGCGGCCAATCAGAAAACCGTAAAACGTTACACCGATCTTTCTCCGATTCCCTTGAACGGGGGAGGGTTTCGAGATATGACTAGAATCGCCGGTTCCAACCCAAAAATGTGGGCGGCGATTTTTGGTTCTAACCAAAACGAAATCTACAAGTCTCTTCTGGATTACCGCGACCGACTTGATAGTATATTAGAAAAATTGAATCCAAAAAACACTCTGGATCCGAAGGAATGGGAACGGTTTATGGAAACTTCCCGTAGATCTAGAGATTATATTTTGAAGAACCAGGATGATTCCAAAAAACATTAA
- the nusA gene encoding transcription termination factor NusA — translation MAVKKTQSEGNLLEVIQQFCADKSLDREAVMGVIRDSLITAYKKKSGLEGLEESEESEKPSPVTVEFASGKDSVVIAIAKKVVEGTPSSALEIGLEDAKAIDTSAEVGSVISFREKPVELSRIISSQAKQMVFQRLKDMEKELLYNEYKAKEGELTHGYFQRWKKDAMSVDLGKVEGIMPRREQNPGEKYHSGDRLKAIIQRVELRPREPIPVITLSRASADFVRKLFEMEIPEIYDGLVEIINVARQPSIRTKVVVRATRGDIDPVGACVGMKGVRIQSIVRELGNERIDIVEASDDASEFIANAISPAKPVEVKVDGSGREAMVVVPDDQLSLAIGINGSNVKLASQLAGYKIDIKTVAQYNAELASPEARERLERLFYSPAEEVKVSVPQEEEEELTPLEDLPGLSARIVGILKSEGIKDLETLIEYSQDDLAKLQGIGHTTAGQILKLLRESVEWVEDN, via the coding sequence ATGGCAGTTAAGAAGACACAATCGGAAGGAAATCTGTTGGAAGTGATTCAACAATTTTGCGCGGACAAGTCCCTCGATCGGGAAGCTGTTATGGGAGTCATTCGAGATTCTCTCATAACCGCATATAAGAAAAAGTCCGGTCTCGAAGGTTTGGAAGAATCCGAAGAATCGGAAAAACCTTCTCCGGTTACGGTAGAATTTGCCTCCGGTAAAGACAGCGTAGTGATTGCAATCGCTAAAAAAGTCGTAGAGGGAACTCCTTCATCCGCTCTCGAAATCGGTTTAGAAGATGCTAAAGCGATCGACACATCCGCCGAGGTTGGTTCGGTCATTTCGTTCCGTGAAAAACCGGTGGAACTTTCCAGAATTATCTCCAGCCAAGCTAAACAAATGGTCTTCCAACGATTAAAAGATATGGAGAAAGAACTTCTCTATAACGAGTATAAGGCGAAGGAAGGAGAACTTACTCACGGTTATTTCCAAAGATGGAAAAAAGACGCGATGAGCGTCGATCTCGGAAAAGTAGAAGGGATCATGCCTCGTCGTGAACAGAATCCGGGTGAAAAATACCACAGTGGGGACCGGCTCAAAGCAATCATTCAAAGAGTGGAACTTCGACCGAGAGAGCCGATTCCTGTAATCACTCTCTCCAGAGCATCCGCGGATTTTGTTCGTAAACTTTTCGAAATGGAAATCCCCGAAATTTATGACGGACTCGTAGAAATCATCAATGTAGCCAGACAACCTTCCATCCGGACCAAAGTTGTAGTACGTGCGACCCGCGGAGATATCGATCCTGTGGGTGCTTGTGTGGGAATGAAGGGAGTTCGGATTCAATCCATCGTAAGGGAACTTGGAAACGAGCGAATCGATATCGTCGAAGCTTCCGACGACGCGTCCGAGTTTATCGCAAACGCGATTTCTCCCGCTAAACCGGTGGAGGTCAAAGTGGACGGATCCGGAAGAGAAGCGATGGTTGTCGTTCCGGACGATCAACTTTCTCTCGCGATCGGAATCAATGGATCCAATGTGAAACTTGCTTCCCAGTTAGCGGGTTACAAAATCGACATCAAAACAGTGGCTCAATACAATGCAGAGCTTGCATCTCCGGAAGCGAGAGAAAGATTGGAAAGGCTTTTTTATTCTCCTGCGGAAGAAGTGAAAGTTTCAGTTCCACAAGAAGAGGAGGAGGAATTGACTCCTCTGGAAGATCTTCCCGGCCTCTCGGCTCGTATCGTCGGGATTTTGAAGAGCGAAGGAATTAAAGATCTGGAAACCCTGATCGAATACAGTCAAGACGATCTGGCAAAACTACAAGGAATTGGACATACGACCGCCGGGCAGATTCTCAAGTTACTCCGAGAATCCGTAGAATGGGTGGAGGATAACTGA
- the rimP gene encoding ribosome maturation factor RimP yields the protein MYSLKVNQRPNHSLIEVVLDNLEHPYGSVSLLECEQVSRKLKEELERISPDLDFTLKVSSAGAERKLNLPEDIDRFRGIPVRLVFRSGESEKHQEGIFRIVNRDGDQVFLEKFQKGNKSAVKKQTTLNLKDILKGNLYVSI from the coding sequence CTGTACTCATTAAAGGTCAACCAAAGGCCTAACCACTCGTTGATCGAGGTCGTCTTGGACAATCTTGAACATCCGTATGGTTCAGTCAGCCTTCTGGAATGTGAGCAAGTTTCCAGAAAACTGAAAGAAGAGTTGGAACGGATCTCGCCGGATCTGGATTTTACTCTGAAAGTTTCCTCCGCGGGTGCGGAAAGGAAACTTAATCTTCCGGAAGACATAGATCGTTTTCGGGGGATACCGGTTCGTTTGGTTTTTCGATCCGGGGAATCAGAGAAACATCAGGAAGGAATTTTTCGGATCGTGAATCGGGATGGGGATCAGGTGTTTCTGGAAAAATTCCAAAAGGGAAATAAATCTGCCGTAAAAAAGCAGACGACCCTGAACCTCAAGGATATACTGAAAGGGAATCTTTACGTAAGTATTTGA
- the plsX gene encoding phosphate acyltransferase PlsX, which translates to MMWIAVDVMSGDYGPEKIIEGAVNAVNQDGANVVLVGKEEEIGETLLKFEYDTSKVRIQHASEIIDMNDSPSIAVRTLRDSSVVQATQLVADKTCVGMFSPGNTGATMASALLYLGRISGVLRPPIAAPIPQENGPPMLLLDAGANVDCKPDYLAQFAVMGEIYSKLIFNISNPKVGILSNGEEDKKGNAVSLKAFEMIKKLPIRFVGNVEGRDLYGGGKDVDVVVCDGFIGNIVLKATEGLSKSIFNVLRESIKQSSLAQTGALLLKPTFGAIKKRLDYAEYGGALLLGVDGICLIGHGSSNALAVQRAIHVVTECAQRQINDRIAADIKKYNI; encoded by the coding sequence ATGATGTGGATCGCCGTCGACGTAATGAGCGGCGATTACGGGCCGGAGAAAATCATTGAAGGCGCCGTAAATGCCGTAAATCAGGATGGAGCTAATGTCGTCCTGGTCGGCAAAGAAGAAGAGATCGGAGAAACTCTCCTCAAGTTCGAATACGACACATCGAAAGTAAGAATCCAGCACGCTTCGGAGATCATTGATATGAACGATTCTCCTTCGATCGCAGTGCGTACTCTTCGGGATTCTTCCGTAGTCCAAGCCACACAACTCGTAGCCGATAAAACCTGCGTAGGTATGTTTTCTCCCGGGAATACGGGGGCAACTATGGCTTCGGCTCTTTTGTATCTGGGGAGAATTTCCGGTGTTTTACGCCCTCCGATTGCTGCTCCGATCCCTCAGGAGAACGGGCCTCCGATGCTTTTGTTGGACGCCGGGGCTAATGTCGATTGTAAACCGGATTACCTGGCTCAGTTTGCCGTAATGGGAGAGATTTATTCAAAGCTAATATTCAATATTTCTAATCCTAAGGTCGGAATTCTTTCCAATGGAGAGGAAGATAAAAAAGGGAACGCCGTTTCCTTAAAGGCGTTCGAAATGATCAAAAAACTTCCGATTCGTTTCGTAGGAAATGTGGAGGGACGAGATCTCTACGGAGGCGGTAAGGATGTGGACGTTGTGGTCTGTGACGGTTTTATCGGAAATATTGTGTTAAAGGCGACCGAGGGTCTTTCCAAATCCATTTTCAACGTCTTGCGTGAAAGTATCAAACAATCTAGTCTGGCCCAGACCGGAGCCTTGCTCCTCAAGCCTACGTTTGGAGCCATCAAAAAACGTCTGGATTATGCGGAATATGGCGGTGCGCTTTTGTTGGGCGTGGACGGAATTTGTTTGATCGGACACGGTTCGTCTAACGCTCTTGCCGTACAAAGAGCGATTCATGTGGTGACTGAATGCGCACAGCGCCAAATTAATGATCGTATCGCGGCCGATATCAAAAAGTATAATATTTAA
- the cmk gene encoding (d)CMP kinase: protein MNENVIALDGPAGSGKSTVARQIAEKIGFNYLDTGAFYRTLTLYLFRLHGNSPNTESFADWVKTYEAERSLSSVRILCEFSAGKENRIFLNGEEVSLAIRTPEITREIKHIANRRIYRNFVNRELHTLAKLHKLIMDGRDIGTEVFPDAKFKFYLTASSKVRAERRFLQLQEQGIEADRDEIEKEIILRDKSDMEREIAPLYQANDAILIDTDILSKNSVISKILEILDR from the coding sequence ATGAATGAAAATGTAATCGCCCTGGACGGTCCGGCCGGTTCGGGCAAAAGTACGGTGGCAAGGCAAATCGCCGAGAAAATCGGATTCAATTATTTGGATACCGGCGCGTTTTACAGAACCTTGACCTTGTATCTGTTTCGGCTCCACGGCAATTCACCTAACACAGAATCGTTTGCGGACTGGGTAAAAACCTACGAGGCGGAACGAAGTTTATCCTCTGTTCGGATTTTGTGCGAATTTTCCGCAGGAAAAGAAAATCGGATTTTTCTGAACGGCGAAGAGGTGTCTTTGGCGATTCGAACTCCGGAAATTACAAGGGAGATTAAACATATTGCGAACCGTAGAATTTATCGAAACTTTGTGAATCGGGAGCTTCATACCCTCGCCAAGCTTCATAAATTGATTATGGACGGGAGAGATATCGGAACAGAAGTATTTCCGGATGCGAAATTTAAATTTTATCTGACTGCTTCTTCGAAGGTGAGGGCGGAACGTAGGTTTTTACAATTGCAGGAGCAGGGGATTGAGGCTGATCGGGATGAGATCGAAAAAGAGATTATTCTTAGAGATAAGTCCGATATGGAACGGGAAATTGCACCTCTTTATCAGGCAAATGACGCAATCCTAATTGACACTGATATTCTCTCTAAAAATAGTGTAATCAGCAAGATCCTCGAGATTCTGGATCGATGA
- a CDS encoding LIC_12708 family protein, with protein sequence MRNLHINLHFDKKQRTRILFFEIVLFGALILSCTRFKVDNYNSYLYGRIKLGNTLSDVQAKILNGVPTNLPQTIPVVSSKIYVPDFEQSLLKVFSTDGELKFILGNIKEKVGDKYKLITAKIGKIGLIAVNSDEEIYLQSRIGKEEQSKTDPTTEDIFLKKSGSFDTESKEAIPSVILHFSDSGKLLNSIYVEGISGNTPFGYIERMEAGEDNLLFVFHKLSGEMKLSVYDNGALLRSVSASHFAAVVSDTETTQVKLETILPHFEGKYVVASFSIFDKKNSRFKSRKIFKYNFDAKVATPLKEIQDPSESLYWILKDNNFFIWETETEEESSIRLQVHDDEGTHVNNIRLNYLPPRGLWRETWMDLNDEIYSARIKSGYLEIHKWK encoded by the coding sequence ATGAGAAATCTCCATATCAATCTTCATTTCGATAAAAAACAACGAACTCGAATTCTTTTCTTTGAAATTGTTTTATTCGGCGCATTGATTCTAAGTTGTACCCGTTTCAAAGTGGACAATTACAATTCGTATCTCTACGGAAGAATCAAATTGGGAAATACTCTTTCGGACGTTCAGGCTAAAATTTTGAACGGAGTTCCGACCAACCTACCCCAGACGATACCGGTTGTCTCCAGTAAAATCTACGTTCCGGACTTCGAACAATCCCTGTTGAAAGTATTTTCCACAGACGGAGAATTAAAATTCATCTTAGGTAACATCAAAGAAAAGGTCGGCGATAAGTACAAATTGATTACGGCTAAGATTGGAAAGATCGGACTCATCGCAGTCAACAGCGACGAAGAGATTTATCTTCAATCCAGAATCGGAAAGGAAGAACAATCTAAAACAGATCCGACAACGGAAGATATCTTTTTGAAAAAAAGCGGATCGTTCGATACAGAATCCAAGGAAGCGATTCCATCCGTCATTCTTCATTTTTCGGACTCGGGAAAACTTTTAAATTCCATCTACGTGGAAGGGATTTCCGGAAACACTCCTTTCGGTTATATAGAAAGAATGGAAGCGGGAGAGGATAATCTTCTCTTTGTGTTTCATAAACTAAGCGGAGAAATGAAACTTTCCGTCTATGACAACGGAGCTTTACTAAGATCCGTAAGCGCCTCTCATTTTGCGGCTGTTGTCTCCGATACGGAAACTACGCAGGTAAAATTAGAAACCATTCTCCCCCATTTCGAAGGTAAATATGTAGTCGCCTCGTTCAGCATTTTCGATAAAAAGAATTCCAGATTCAAATCGCGCAAAATCTTCAAATACAATTTCGATGCGAAGGTTGCAACCCCTCTTAAGGAAATCCAAGACCCTTCGGAATCCTTATATTGGATTTTAAAAGACAATAATTTTTTCATCTGGGAAACAGAAACCGAGGAGGAAAGTTCAATCCGACTCCAAGTTCACGACGACGAAGGAACTCACGTCAACAATATCAGACTCAATTACCTACCTCCGAGAGGGCTTTGGAGAGAAACCTGGATGGACCTAAATGACGAAATCTATTCCGCAAGGATCAAGTCCGGCTATCTGGAAATCCATAAATGGAAATAA